The Listeria monocytogenes genome window below encodes:
- the leuB gene encoding 3-isopropylmalate dehydrogenase, producing MTYKITSLAGDGIGPEIMAAGLQVLEAVAKKYNHTFEIVKHPFGGAGIDATGDPIPPTTLKACQDADAILLGAIGGPKWDNAPKRPEDGLLALRKALGLFANIRPIQVPSSITHLSPLKKEIVSNTDFVVVRELTGGLYFGEPKYWDNTSAVDSLTYTRAEIERIIEKAFEIAATRNKKVTSVDKANVLASSKLWRKIAEEVASRHPDIILEHLYVDAAAMLMIQRPTTFDVIVTENLFGDILSDEASVITGSLGMLPSASHAENGPSLYEPIHGSAPDIANQNIANPMSMISSVSMMLRQSFSLFEEADAIDAATAKTMQAGFLTADLGGNTSTTDFTNEVLKQIEGGE from the coding sequence GTGACATATAAAATTACTTCCTTAGCCGGTGACGGAATTGGTCCAGAAATTATGGCTGCTGGCCTCCAAGTACTGGAAGCAGTCGCGAAGAAATACAATCATACTTTTGAAATTGTAAAGCATCCTTTTGGTGGAGCAGGAATTGACGCGACTGGTGACCCCATTCCTCCAACTACTTTAAAGGCTTGTCAAGATGCTGACGCTATTTTACTCGGAGCCATTGGTGGACCTAAATGGGATAACGCACCGAAACGACCTGAAGACGGCTTGCTTGCACTCAGAAAAGCGCTTGGACTTTTCGCTAATATCCGCCCTATCCAAGTACCGAGTTCTATTACACACCTTTCTCCTTTAAAAAAGGAAATTGTCAGCAACACTGATTTTGTGGTGGTGCGTGAGTTAACTGGCGGGCTTTATTTCGGGGAACCGAAATATTGGGATAATACGTCGGCAGTTGATTCATTAACTTATACACGTGCAGAAATCGAACGAATTATCGAGAAAGCTTTTGAAATCGCCGCGACGAGAAACAAAAAAGTTACGTCGGTAGATAAAGCAAATGTACTCGCTTCTAGTAAACTATGGCGTAAAATTGCTGAAGAAGTTGCGAGTCGCCATCCAGATATCATATTAGAACATTTATACGTTGATGCTGCCGCAATGCTTATGATTCAGCGCCCAACAACCTTTGATGTTATTGTAACAGAAAATTTATTTGGCGATATTTTAAGCGATGAAGCCTCTGTTATTACTGGCTCTCTCGGAATGCTCCCTTCTGCTAGCCACGCGGAAAATGGGCCGTCCTTGTATGAACCTATCCATGGATCTGCACCAGATATTGCGAATCAAAATATCGCGAATCCAATGTCGATGATATCTTCTGTATCCATGATGCTTCGTCAATCTTTCTCTCTTTTTGAAGAAGCCGATGCGATTGATGCGGCTACAGCAAAAACAATGCAAGCTGGATTTTTAACTGCTGACCTTGGAGGCAATACTTCCACAACTGATTTTACAAATGAAGTTCTAAAACAAATTGAAGGAGGAGAATAA